One stretch of Saccharomonospora xinjiangensis XJ-54 DNA includes these proteins:
- a CDS encoding HAD-IIIA family hydrolase gives MSGRDDTLDRAPAYSVVIPTTGRGGLTTLLRGLAHGEGPPPREVLVIDDRPPSPTRKPLALPDLGLPLRVLDSGGRGPAAARNVGWRAADSEWVAFLDDDVLTAREWPARLADDLTGLGDDVAASVARIDVPLPDTRRPTDDERDTLALTRSRWITADMAYRREALVEAGGFDERFPRAYREDADLALRVRRAGWRISEGDRVTTHPPKSGGFFASVRRQRGNADNALMRAKHGGHWRHEAGEGPGRLGRHALASAAGVGALALAAARAPRAAALAAGVWAGLTAEFAVSRIAPGPRTPREVARMAVTSAVIPPVACAHRLAGEWRVRRGRAVLFDRDDTLIEDVPYLADPEKVRPMAGAADALALLRAEGVPVGVVSNQSGVARGHITAEQLRAVTRRVDELLGPFQTWQHCPHGPDEGCPCRKPRPAMVLRAAADLGVDVRRCVVVGDIGADVEAAVTAGARAILVPTGRTLPDEIELARRHAIVAPDLPTAARIALELA, from the coding sequence ATGAGCGGGCGGGATGACACCCTCGATCGTGCCCCCGCCTACAGCGTCGTCATCCCGACGACGGGCAGGGGCGGCCTGACCACGCTGTTGCGGGGCCTCGCTCACGGTGAGGGCCCGCCTCCCCGCGAGGTTCTCGTGATCGACGACCGGCCGCCGTCCCCCACCAGGAAACCTCTGGCGCTGCCCGACCTCGGGCTGCCGCTGCGGGTGCTCGACTCGGGCGGCAGAGGCCCCGCCGCCGCGCGCAACGTGGGCTGGAGGGCCGCGGACAGCGAGTGGGTCGCCTTCCTCGACGACGACGTGCTCACGGCGCGGGAGTGGCCGGCCCGGCTGGCCGACGACCTCACCGGGCTCGGCGACGACGTGGCCGCCTCCGTGGCGAGGATCGACGTCCCACTGCCCGACACCCGCAGGCCGACCGACGACGAGCGGGACACGCTGGCGCTGACCCGGTCGCGCTGGATCACCGCCGACATGGCGTACCGGCGGGAGGCGCTGGTGGAGGCCGGCGGGTTCGACGAGCGGTTCCCGAGGGCGTACCGGGAGGACGCCGACCTCGCGTTGCGTGTGCGGCGGGCGGGCTGGCGCATCTCCGAGGGCGACCGTGTCACGACACACCCCCCGAAGTCGGGCGGATTCTTCGCGAGCGTGCGGAGGCAGCGGGGCAACGCCGACAACGCGCTCATGCGCGCCAAGCACGGCGGGCACTGGCGGCACGAGGCGGGTGAGGGCCCCGGAAGGCTCGGCAGGCACGCGCTGGCGAGTGCGGCCGGGGTCGGGGCACTCGCGCTGGCAGCCGCGAGGGCGCCGCGAGCGGCGGCGCTGGCGGCGGGAGTCTGGGCCGGACTCACCGCCGAGTTCGCGGTCAGCCGGATCGCGCCCGGCCCCCGCACACCGCGTGAGGTGGCGAGGATGGCCGTCACGAGTGCGGTGATCCCTCCGGTGGCGTGCGCACACCGGCTCGCGGGCGAATGGCGGGTCCGGCGTGGCCGCGCGGTGTTGTTCGACCGGGACGACACGCTGATCGAGGACGTGCCGTACCTCGCCGATCCTGAGAAGGTCCGGCCCATGGCGGGAGCGGCCGACGCCCTGGCACTGCTGCGCGCCGAGGGCGTGCCGGTGGGTGTGGTGAGCAACCAGTCCGGTGTGGCAAGGGGACATATCACCGCCGAGCAGTTGCGCGCGGTCACCCGTCGCGTTGACGAACTGCTCGGGCCGTTCCAGACGTGGCAGCACTGCCCGCACGGGCCGGACGAGGGCTGCCCTTGCCGGAAACCCCGGCCCGCCATGGTGTTGCGGGCCGCCGCCGACCTCGGCGTTGACGTGCGGCGCTGCGTCGTCGTCGGTGACATCGGAGCCGATGTGGAGGCCGCGGTGACGGCGGGTGCGCGCGCGATCCTCGTGCCGACGGGACGGACACTTCCCGACGAGATCGAGCTGGCCCGCCGCCACGCGATCGTCGCACCCGACCTGCCCACCGCCGCGAGGATCGCGCTGGAGCTGGCATGA
- a CDS encoding carbamoyltransferase family protein, which produces MRILGINAVFHDPAAAVVVDGRIVAAAEEERFTRRKHGKSPVPFSTWELPERAARWCLDEAGLDVRELDAVAYSYDPTLADHSLDGVDAGGWEKLRTLYAKRAPAFLETALPGLDPSIVRFVRHHVAHAASAALAAPFGNCAVLTSDGRGEAESSVLGEYRDGKFLELAHQSLPHSLGLTYESATAHLGFQRSSDEYKVMALASYGTPRFYPELRESVFSTGDGGFRTARIDWERFAPARAADGEFLAEHADLAASVQKMTEEVLLDLAAWLHERTGHTDLAMAGGTALNCVANTRLHDEGPFDRIWVQPAAGDAGTALGAALQLAADFGETIEPMPGADLGRGWTDDELETWLRRAKVPYRRCDDIAETVAAALADNAVVAWFQGRAEFGPRALGHRSLLANPAHAGNLERLNDVKGREQFRPVAPMVLAERAAELFSRGPIPSPYMLFVHDVAPQWRDRIPAVTHVDGTARIQTVDAREKPLLARMLSAFERRTGLPTVVNTSLNTAGRPMVDDPRDALECFGSAPVDLLAIGPFAVWREGGTA; this is translated from the coding sequence GTGCGGATACTCGGAATCAACGCCGTTTTCCACGATCCCGCCGCCGCCGTCGTCGTGGACGGGCGGATCGTCGCCGCGGCGGAGGAGGAGCGGTTCACCCGCCGCAAGCACGGAAAGTCACCGGTTCCGTTCTCCACATGGGAGCTTCCCGAGAGGGCCGCGAGATGGTGTCTCGACGAGGCGGGTCTTGACGTCCGCGAACTCGACGCCGTCGCGTACTCCTACGATCCCACGCTCGCCGATCACAGTCTCGACGGTGTGGACGCCGGAGGGTGGGAGAAACTGCGCACCCTCTACGCCAAACGGGCGCCCGCGTTCCTGGAAACGGCGTTACCAGGACTCGATCCGAGTATCGTCCGGTTCGTCCGGCACCACGTCGCGCACGCCGCGTCCGCGGCACTGGCCGCGCCGTTCGGCAACTGCGCCGTGCTCACCTCCGACGGCCGGGGCGAGGCGGAGTCGTCGGTACTCGGCGAGTACCGCGACGGCAAGTTCCTCGAACTGGCCCACCAGAGCCTTCCGCACTCACTCGGGCTGACCTACGAAAGCGCCACGGCACATCTGGGCTTCCAGCGGTCCAGCGACGAGTACAAGGTCATGGCGCTGGCCTCCTACGGCACCCCACGGTTCTATCCCGAACTGCGGGAGTCGGTCTTCTCCACCGGTGACGGCGGCTTCCGCACCGCGCGGATCGACTGGGAAAGGTTCGCCCCGGCCCGTGCGGCGGACGGTGAGTTCCTCGCCGAACACGCCGATCTCGCGGCCAGCGTGCAGAAGATGACCGAGGAGGTTCTGCTGGACCTCGCCGCGTGGTTGCACGAGCGCACCGGACACACCGACCTCGCCATGGCCGGCGGGACGGCGCTCAACTGCGTGGCGAACACGCGCCTTCACGACGAAGGCCCGTTTGACCGGATCTGGGTACAGCCCGCGGCAGGCGATGCGGGCACCGCACTCGGTGCCGCGCTCCAGCTCGCCGCCGACTTCGGCGAGACCATCGAACCCATGCCCGGGGCCGACCTCGGCAGGGGCTGGACGGACGACGAGCTGGAGACCTGGCTTCGGCGCGCGAAGGTTCCCTACCGGCGCTGCGACGACATCGCCGAGACTGTCGCCGCCGCGCTCGCCGACAACGCCGTCGTGGCGTGGTTCCAGGGTCGTGCGGAGTTCGGCCCTCGCGCACTGGGACACCGGTCGTTGCTCGCCAATCCCGCCCACGCCGGGAACCTCGAACGGCTCAACGACGTGAAGGGCCGCGAGCAGTTCCGGCCTGTGGCGCCGATGGTGCTCGCCGAACGTGCCGCCGAGCTGTTCTCGCGGGGCCCGATTCCCAGCCCGTACATGCTTTTCGTTCACGACGTCGCTCCACAATGGCGTGACCGCATCCCCGCTGTGACCCATGTGGATGGTACAGCGCGGATCCAGACCGTTGACGCCCGCGAGAAACCGCTGCTCGCGCGCATGCTGTCGGCGTTCGAACGCAGAACCGGCCTTCCCACCGTGGTGAACACGAGTTTGAACACGGCGGGGCGCCCCATGGTGGACGACCCGAGGGACGCGCTGGAGTGCTTCGGCTCCGCACCCGTGGATCTGCTGGCCATCGGGCCGTTCGCCGTGTGGCGTGAGGGAGGTACGGCATGA